In Drechmeria coniospora strain ARSEF 6962 chromosome 03, whole genome shotgun sequence, the DNA window GAAGTGGCCGTAGTGCCAGTGCTGACCGAGGGCTACGATGTGCTCTCCCATAATCGGCGTTGTGCAGTGTTTGCATCGCGGTGCGAAGAGCTCGTGCCAGTCCAAGTGGCAGTAGAAGCGCAGTCGATCATCACCATCCTCCGCCATCGTTGTTCCTTCCAGCTCCTCCAAGACCTCCCCGGCATCGCGTCGCCGGATCCTCTCTATACGTTCGGCGCGAACATCATCAGGTTCAGGGCTTATCTCCATCGCTTCCAGTCCCGTTCCGCAGGAAAAGCAGCGGAAGCACTGCGGATGGAATCGTTCTTGCGTCGCTAGCGCAATACATCGCCCTTCGATCGCAAAGCCACACTCATGGCACGTTGCGTTCACACGGCCATCGGATCTGGGCCGTGGTGGCCGGTTGTCCCGAGGCCTGTTGTCCTGAGGCCTTTGGCTTCGACCTGGGTTGGTGCGACTCGGCAGCGGGCGCACGCTGCCAACTGGCTTCTCGTCTGGTGTCACGATAACGGGGACGGGGTTGCTGCCAGACGATTCATTCAGGATGATGGTGGGTACGTCGCTTCCCGGTGATGGCCTATTTTCCGCCTCCTTCGATTTGGCTACAGTGGCTGACGGCATGCCTGAACGTACGTTTTCCCGTAGTTGTGAGGGACCATCCCCCTCCACCACGATAGAAGGGACGCCCACATGGTGGAAGCTTGAAGGAGCTTGCGCCTTGGACTTTGGCGCCTGGGCTGTGGTGATATCAGCATACTCATCCGGGGCTTTCCAGTTCGCGTTGAAGCTTACAATCGGCCGTCCAGGGCTGTTGCTGACGGCCGAAGGCTCCGGTAGTTTGGAGCTGCGATCCTTTAACTTTCTGCTGGTGGCCGCACGAATATCATTACTTCGGACTTCGATCCCGTTCTTCCGCTCTCCCGCCAGTTCAGACTTTGATTGTAAAGATGGAGTGTTCTTCGTGTACTGGGGGTTGCGCGACTGTGAGGGGGGGTTTCGATATATATCAATTCGGTTATAAAGCTTCCGAGATGCCTCATCGCTTATCGTAGGGACCGCTTTTGGACGATTGTCGAATGACTGCCGGGATGTTGAAACGGAAACTCCCGACGTGGACGTCTCCGGCTCCTCCCAAATTTGATCTCCTGAGAAAGGGCGCTCGACTTCACCACTAATGTTTCTCTTCAGGCTTGTGCGCCGCATGGAGACTGGAACACCCCCGAGAGGTCTTGGCTTCAGGCTCGTTCTGGTTCCCGCAGCGGACTGGTTTGCGCTCAAGACTTGCTTATGAGCCTGAGATAGGTCATTTCCTTCCGCCAACATGTCGGAGTCGGAAGGCGAGTCCACATCGCTACTCGGCCTAGCAACCTCATGCCTGTTCACGCCAATAGTCGAGGTACGAGCGTGCGCGTAGCTGTTCTTTTGAAGATGCGGTCTGTAGCGATATGGCCCATCTGCTTGGCGAGGTTTAATGCCGTGCTGATGTTCCCACACGAGCTCTGACGCTTCGTTCAGAGCAGCGTTGTAGAGGTCGTCCTCGGTACGAGTGCCGTTCTTGATGCCTTCTCGAATGCCCATCATATCCATAGCATCACGGAGGGAGACGGCCTCCTCCCTTTCCATCCACCTCTGGCCGCTCTCCATATAGGTAGCCGTAGGCACAACGTCGGAAGGCTTTAACGGAGCAATTTGGTGTGTTGTGTAGTAGTCGTGACGGCGAGTGCTCACGCTAGACAGCCGGGGCGGGCTACCGAGAGGGGCAACGTTTGGTGCATATGAAATAGCATCTTGGTGCTTGTGAATGCTAGAGGGGGCGGAAGAGATGTCGACATCGCAGCCATCGCCCTTGAGACGGGTTTGTAGCGGTATTGGCCTAGCACCGCCGGGGCGCGCTGTACGATTTGAGCGTAGGCCTGACAAATAGTTGGCTGTCGTGGCGAAGCGTTGTCAGCCTCTAGTTTTGCGAAGACGGACTCGGAAACCTCATCTGCTTGGCCTACCAAACTGATCATCCGTCATATATGAAGACGAGGGCGGTGACGCCCTTCGCGTCTTCGCATCTGTTGACTtcttcatcgtcctcgacgaggttgTCGGAGAAAGGAGCGAAAATGCCAAGGCAAAGTACGAGCAAGATGCAACTCTGTCGTGGCCGTGGGACAGCGACGATTGCAAACGATGGGCGGCGCTAGGTAGACTGGGAGTGTAGGTATGTACGTGCAGTCAGGCTCGTGTGAAttgggcaggcaggcaggtagGTGGACTTGTTGGGCAGCAAACTGTGGTGGCCGTGATGGTATTTACGGGAATGACGGCGCTGGCTGGGGGAGTGGGGGAGTGTCACCCATGTCGTTGGCTGGACAACCAAAGCCCGAGCGGGCAACCATGGCGATTCGTGCATTGCATCAGCGACACGTCACGCAATGAACCGGTAGTGAGGCGTAAATTGATCATTCATTGAATCCTTGCTCATTTATGGGTGCATCGTTACTTGCGGCTCTGGGCATGAATTCCCGCTGATTTTTACTCCTTATTTTAATcgcaaggaggaggggaggaagTCTAAGGTTCGGCGATATTGGTGTCCCAAGTGCCACAAACGGCCACGGGCAATGAACCATGCACGATGTGCATGTCTGTTACCATCGAAGCTCGCCCTTGACTCCCTTCTCGGGCTCCGACGCTTGGGGGGCTTTCGATGAGGGAGGATCTGGCTTGGCAAAACCCAAATTCTTAAAATCATCCCTGGCCATCAAGTTCCTTGTGTAATTGTCAGCATTTGCCCAGGTAGCCCAATCTCGTGGTACTGGCCTACCGGTCCATTCTGCAGGCAAGATATGCTTTGGCAAAGTCTCTGCATTCGCCTTCGTTCACGCCGCCCACCTTTTTCATGCACGCCAGGTATTCGGTCATGACCTGCTTGCATTCGCCTGCGCGTGGATGACATTAGCTTGGAAGGTGATGGGGGTGGCCTGGTTCATTTGCAGAACTGACCGTCATGGTCCAGCGGAAAACTGCCACGCTGTGGTCTGTCGACGAGCGCACAACGAACGTTAGACTCTAGTGAGATtcgaccatggcctcgaTCACTTACGGGGTTGGCCGTGTCGATGGCAACTTTCCTGGGCTACCAAAAGTACTCATTTTGCGTCTGCACGTAGCAGTCAGTGCAAAGGGCTACCAAGAACATGGGGAGCACCGAGTGCTAGAGCGACATTGGTACGGATGGAGGGTCTAGGGTGGGTATGGGTCGCCGTGAAAAACTCCAGTGCTGAAGGCATCGGGCTGACACTAGGCACCAGGCGGCAAGCACATTTACACCGACGCTTACTTGCACATAACGGGAGAACAAACTTGATAATATTTTTTTCTTGTATGAAGAGCTCGTCACTTCAAATGAAGATTATTGACATCATAAATGCAGAGATATTTACAAAATAGTAATGTTATTTTCCTTGCATCTTCGGCGTAGCCACGCTTTCGATAatatattactgtacagtttCAATCAgatgagtacttacttactccgtacagtacttacagttggtaggtgtactgtatgtatGGTTCACTTTCAAGaaaatactgtactgtactccgtaagttTGTAAAGCATTGGTCGAAGTGGTCCGTTCAATGACTTAACTTACCCCGCAGCCAGTCAGCTGGCACTGTGCTTGGTAATGTCTCGCTTCAGAGGCTGCCATTCACGTTGAAAATCGCCCCGCCAATTTTTGACCCAACTTGAGCCCAACACCCGCCGCGCAGCCGCGTGATCTCGATTCATTCATGGTCTAGTTTTGTTCATACTGCATGAGACTACATCGCCTTCTTCAGCAACCATACTAGGTTTACCATCCCGCCATGTCGAAGATTACAGAAATCACCAGTTTCTCCCAGTGGGAGCAACTGGTATCCTCGATACCCGCCACTACCCTCCTCATCGTCTCCTTCCATACTCCATGGGCCGCGCCGTGTGCCCagatggcgacggtgctCGCGACACTTGCATCCGAACACCCGGTTTCCGAGCCGCCGAGCAGCGTGTGGGTGTCGATCGATGCAGAGAAGCTGAGCGATGTCAGCGAGATGTACAATGTCACCGCCGTTCCCTTTTTGGTCCTGCAGAGGAACGGCCGAGTCATCGAGTCGGTCAGCGGCAGCAGTGCAGTCAAGGTCCGGACAGCCATCGAGACCCATATGCAACCTGGCATAAATGCGTCCTCCATCGAGGGTGCGGCGAACGGCATCGAGCAGCCGAACGGGGACAGCAAGAAGGACGAAACCCCTGCGGATCCGGTGAAGCAGAAGGAGGAACTGTTCAAGCGCTTGGAAGATCTCGTCAAGGCCGCGCCAGTCATGCTCTTCATGAAAGGGACACCGAGCTCTCCGCAGT includes these proteins:
- a CDS encoding monothiol glutaredoxin-4, yielding MSKITEITSFSQWEQLVSSIPATTLLIVSFHTPWAAPCAQMATVLATLASEHPVSEPPSSVWVSIDAEKLSDVSEMYNVTAVPFLVLQRNGRVIESVSGSSAVKVRTAIETHMQPGINASSIEGAANGIEQPNGDSKKDETPADPVKQKEELFKRLEDLVKAAPVMLFMKGTPSSPQCGFSRQLVGILREDSVKYGFFNILADDEVRQGLKEYAEWPTYPQLWVDGELIGGLDIVKEELGNNADLFKPFAVNGSDAMAP
- a CDS encoding LIM domain protein; translation: MKKSTDAKTRRASPPSSSYMTDDQFARPGGARPIPLQTRLKGDGCDVDISSAPSSIHKHQDAISYAPNVAPLGSPPRLSSVSTRRHDYYTTHQIAPLKPSDVVPTATYMESGQRWMEREEAVSLRDAMDMMGIREGIKNGTRTEDDLYNAALNEASELVWEHQHGIKPRQADGPYRYRPHLQKNSYAHARTSTIGVNRHEVARPSSDVDSPSDSDMLAEGNDLSQAHKQVLSANQSAAGTRTSLKPRPLGGVPVSMRRTSLKRNISGEVERPFSGDQIWEEPETSTSGVSVSTSRQSFDNRPKAVPTISDEASRKLYNRIDIYRNPPSQSRNPQYTKNTPSLQSKSELAGERKNGIEVRSNDIRAATSRKLKDRSSKLPEPSAVSNSPGRPIVSFNANWKAPDEYADITTAQAPKSKAQAPSSFHHVGVPSIVVEGDGPSQLRENVRSGMPSATVAKSKEAENRPSPGSDVPTIILNESSGSNPVPVIVTPDEKPVGSVRPLPSRTNPGRSQRPQDNRPRDNRPPRPRSDGRVNATCHECGFAIEGRCIALATQERFHPQCFRCFSCGTGLEAMEISPEPDDVRAERIERIRRRDAGEVLEELEGTTMAEDGDDRLRFYCHLDWHELFAPRCKHCTTPIMGEHIVALGQHWHYGHFFCAECGDPFENGMTHIEKDGYAWCLKCQTQRTERRAPKCQKCKMAVVGQYIKALGSDWHEHCFRCAECSGSFDDGQVFPKEVLGSTVVLCTACRARELKA